One Diabrotica virgifera virgifera chromosome 3, PGI_DIABVI_V3a genomic window carries:
- the LOC114328434 gene encoding visual system homeobox 2-like: MKLTNKFPVWFQNRRAKWRKTEKCWGRSTIMAEYGLYGAMVRHSLPLPETILKSAKENESVAPWLLGMHRKSLEAAEHLKEDNNNSDHEETTSMRTENSDTSATSSQPPISQPNHVTTGSSGEKETSPPSYPEDPEAFRNNSIACLRAKAQEHSAKLMNHNLMMQIRPGPTTNCDANANNLQVGSQGEAHGVF; the protein is encoded by the exons GTATGGTTCCAAAACCGACGGGCGAAATGGAGGAAAACGGAGAAATGTTGGGGTAGGAGTACAATCATGGCCGAGTACGGACTCTATGGTGCAATGGTGCGGCATTCGCTTCCTCTTCCTGAGACGATCCTCAAGAGCGCCAAGGAAAACGAAAGCGTCGCTCCCTGGCTGTTAG GAATGCATCGAAAGTCCCTCGAAGCAGCCGAACACTTAAAAGAAGACAACAATAACAGCGATCACGAAGAAACCACATCTATGCGTACCGAAAACAGCGACACAAGTGCCACCTCGAGCCAACCCCCGATCTCCCAACCGAACCACGTGACTACAGGTAGTAGTGGGGAGAAGGAAACGTCACCGCCGTCATACCCGGAAGATCCCGAAGCGTTCCGGAACAACTCGATCGCCTGCTTGCGCGCTAAAGCGCAAGAGCACAGCGCCAAGTTGATGAATCACAATCTCATGATGCAGATCAGGCCTGGCCCGACGACGAATTGTGATGCGAACGCTAATAATCTCCAGGTAGGGAGCCAGGGGGAGGCTCATGGGGTTTTCTGA